cagggcaCTACAGGGGGTGGTGGTGCTGGGCTCTTTGTCCGAGATGTGGTGGTCTCTGTGGACTACAGGTATGTGCCGGGGAGCCAGGGTGTTGTGGAGCCGACGGCTGTGGCACAGCCAGAGTACGATAGTGCCTACGATGAGGAGGGCTGCTGCAGGGATGCCGATGATCAGAGGCCAGGGCAGGCCGGAGCTCAGGTGGGGAGGCGTCACTGTGTTCTCCACCTGAGGGTCTGGACAGAGAGACAAATCGCAGTGATATGAGAGACAGCTCTTCAGATGTAAGCCTCCATCCCACCCCATGAATGGCTGTACTCACCTGGCAGCACAGTAAGGTAAGCACTGCGAAAGCTGTAGCCCATAGTGTTGGCTCCCAGGCAGATGTATATGCCAGCATCCTCATCGCGGGCCTTGACAATAGCCAACTTGTTGAGGTAGGAGCCGTCAGGCCGGGACCACACATCCCCTGTGGGCAGAACCACAAAATGCTGCCCTCCGACCTCCAGGGTGGAGTTATAGCGGTCCTGTGTGCCTGGGTCCACCCTCTTCAGCCACTGGACCACGGGCTTCACGTCACTGTGGACCTTACACTGGAAGGAGGCGGTGCCGCCATACTCCACGGTGGTGTTGACCGGGTGGGTGCCGGTCAGAACAGGCTTGCAATGAGAGCGCTCTGTAGGGAGAAGGACAGGAGTTTATAAGCATGTGAATCATAATGACAATAACACAATTAATTTGGCAACATATGGGAGGTCTGGGTATAAATTAAATTGGAGTGTGATGGAGGAAAAGGAAAAAATATTTGTTGTGGTGTCGGTGGTGTTACCGATGACATCCAGCTTGTAGGTGGCATTGATGTGCCCTGCTGGGTTAGAGACGTGGCAAGTGTACTTGGCACTGTCCTGGGGCTGCAGGTTCTTCAGGGTGAGGGTCCACTGCGGGCGCTTGCCCTGCCGCGGGGGAGGCAGAGGGGTCTGGTCTTTCCACCAGGTAAAGACAGGGGGAGGGGTGCCCGTGGCCTGGCACTTGAGCCTCACCGAACTGCCCACCGGCTTGTACAGCACCCGCCTTCGCATCTTAGTGGGCTGGCTGAACCGAGGCTTCACTGCAGAGATAATACATCATGGAGGTTAGGTAACACAGATGTCAATAGCATTTAGATGACAACGTGTAGGAGTATTATAATGTAGTGAAGTGAAGCAGTGTGCTGCTTACCCCAGGGCTCTCCTGTAGGGTCAGGCTGGGTGAGCTCAGCGTTGGGTTCCAATACGGCAGGTGGAGCGTCGGTCTGGGTCGCTGCAGTGtcatctgaaaaacacaaaagtcATTGACTAAGGGTTATTagcctctgtcacacacacacacacacacacccatgcggGGAGTATGAAGATTGTTTCATAGCAACCCGACCCGTTtcattttcacccaacttttcgCCTAAATCCAATGAAATGGTGaaattttttgttgatttcacattgaagtCAACCAAACGTAAAtccaaactagacgttgaacggacgtctgtgcccagtgagaAGTCTGAATAAATCTGATCGTAAAACTGTGGAAGACGACGCAT
The sequence above is drawn from the Salmo salar chromosome ssa05, Ssal_v3.1, whole genome shotgun sequence genome and encodes:
- the LOC106604946 gene encoding fibroblast growth factor receptor-like 1 isoform X1: MFSKDGCLAVCTVILMILTSSEARGPPWVSRQVEERQTARLGQTVRLACPVEGDPPPLILWVKDGRNVHPGWSRYRVLKQSLKIKGVELGDAGVYMCRVTNGFGSIALNYTLIVIDDTAATQTDAPPAVLEPNAELTQPDPTGEPWVKPRFSQPTKMRRRVLYKPVGSSVRLKCQATGTPPPVFTWWKDQTPLPPPRQGKRPQWTLTLKNLQPQDSAKYTCHVSNPAGHINATYKLDVIERSHCKPVLTGTHPVNTTVEYGGTASFQCKVHSDVKPVVQWLKRVDPGTQDRYNSTLEVGGQHFVVLPTGDVWSRPDGSYLNKLAIVKARDEDAGIYICLGANTMGYSFRSAYLTVLPDPQVENTVTPPHLSSGLPWPLIIGIPAAALLIVGTIVLWLCHSRRLHNTLAPRHIPVVHRDHHISDKEPSTTTPCSALTSPDYPSQRLVGLGTPGLSGPPKIYSKVYTDMHTHTHTHAHVDGKVHQHQHFHYQC
- the LOC106604946 gene encoding fibroblast growth factor receptor-like 1 isoform X3 — encoded protein: MCRVTNGFGSIALNYTLIVIDDTAATQTDAPPAVLEPNAELTQPDPTGEPWVKPRFSQPTKMRRRVLYKPVGSSVRLKCQATGTPPPVFTWWKDQTPLPPPRQGKRPQWTLTLKNLQPQDSAKYTCHVSNPAGHINATYKLDVIERSHCKPVLTGTHPVNTTVEYGGTASFQCKVHSDVKPVVQWLKRVDPGTQDRYNSTLEVGGQHFVVLPTGDVWSRPDGSYLNKLAIVKARDEDAGIYICLGANTMGYSFRSAYLTVLPDPQVENTVTPPHLSSGLPWPLIIGIPAAALLIVGTIVLWLCHSRRLHNTLAPRHIPVVHRDHHISDKEPSTTTPCSALTSPDYPSQRLVGLGTPGLSGPPKIYSKVYTDMHTHTHTHAHVDGKVHQHQHFHYQC
- the LOC106604946 gene encoding fibroblast growth factor receptor-like 1 isoform X2, with translation MRSGPPWVSRQVEERQTARLGQTVRLACPVEGDPPPLILWVKDGRNVHPGWSRYRVLKQSLKIKGVELGDAGVYMCRVTNGFGSIALNYTLIVIDDTAATQTDAPPAVLEPNAELTQPDPTGEPWVKPRFSQPTKMRRRVLYKPVGSSVRLKCQATGTPPPVFTWWKDQTPLPPPRQGKRPQWTLTLKNLQPQDSAKYTCHVSNPAGHINATYKLDVIERSHCKPVLTGTHPVNTTVEYGGTASFQCKVHSDVKPVVQWLKRVDPGTQDRYNSTLEVGGQHFVVLPTGDVWSRPDGSYLNKLAIVKARDEDAGIYICLGANTMGYSFRSAYLTVLPDPQVENTVTPPHLSSGLPWPLIIGIPAAALLIVGTIVLWLCHSRRLHNTLAPRHIPVVHRDHHISDKEPSTTTPCSALTSPDYPSQRLVGLGTPGLSGPPKIYSKVYTDMHTHTHTHAHVDGKVHQHQHFHYQC